Proteins encoded by one window of Clostridium perfringens:
- a CDS encoding DAK2 domain-containing protein: MKFNKVNGEHLYYMMSNAANKLELQSEYVNSLNVFPVPDGDTGTNMSMTFRAAVKEIEGMDNKNIGEVSKKLAKGALMGARGNSGVILSQILRGISKGLEGKEEADASEFANALLEGSKSAYKAVMRPTEGTILTIVRTAGEVAVALKEDNITELMREVCRESKIMLDKTPEMLPALKKAKVVDSGGMGLLIILQGMQEALENGLKVTTGTPQAVKSSVAKAQRSETMSEEDIKFGYCTEFIILGDSNHAEEFKSKVINKGDSLVVVGYEDVIKVHIHTNNPGKVLEEAVKFGELSKIKIDNMREEHREMLEGMYEEAAETEESVAAGEFKKYAFISVAMGEGMKNIFKDLGVDYVIEGGQTMNPSTQDMLEAIEKLNAEHIFILPNNKNIIMAANQAAEISDKDIRVIPTKTIPQGITCITMFNPEADVEENTEELKEAMEMVKTTSVTYAVRDTEVDGKEIKEGNILGLVEGKIKEVGEDPYKVAEDLIDSLVDEDSELITIFYGKDCEEEKVDALIEKLEGKYEDLDVQCYKGEQPLYYFIMSVE, encoded by the coding sequence ATGAAATTTAATAAAGTAAATGGGGAACACTTGTATTATATGATGAGTAATGCAGCAAATAAGCTAGAGTTACAGAGTGAATATGTAAACTCTCTTAACGTTTTCCCAGTTCCAGATGGAGATACAGGAACAAACATGTCTATGACATTTAGAGCTGCTGTTAAGGAAATCGAAGGAATGGATAACAAAAACATTGGTGAAGTTTCTAAGAAACTAGCTAAAGGTGCTCTTATGGGTGCAAGAGGAAACTCAGGTGTTATTCTTTCACAAATTCTTAGAGGTATATCAAAAGGGCTTGAAGGAAAAGAAGAGGCTGATGCAAGTGAATTTGCTAATGCACTTTTAGAGGGAAGTAAATCAGCGTATAAGGCTGTTATGAGACCAACAGAGGGAACAATACTTACAATTGTTAGAACTGCTGGTGAAGTGGCTGTAGCCTTAAAAGAAGATAATATAACTGAACTTATGAGAGAAGTATGCAGAGAAAGTAAAATTATGCTTGATAAGACACCAGAAATGTTACCAGCATTAAAGAAAGCTAAAGTTGTTGATTCAGGCGGAATGGGATTATTAATAATCCTTCAAGGAATGCAAGAAGCTTTAGAAAATGGATTAAAAGTAACTACAGGAACACCACAAGCTGTTAAATCTTCAGTAGCTAAGGCTCAAAGAAGTGAAACTATGAGTGAAGAAGATATTAAATTTGGATACTGTACTGAGTTTATAATCTTAGGGGACTCAAACCATGCAGAAGAATTTAAATCAAAAGTTATAAATAAGGGTGATTCTTTAGTTGTTGTTGGATATGAGGATGTAATTAAAGTTCATATTCACACAAATAATCCAGGAAAAGTTCTAGAAGAGGCAGTTAAATTTGGAGAACTTTCAAAAATTAAGATTGATAACATGAGAGAAGAGCATAGAGAAATGCTTGAAGGTATGTATGAAGAGGCAGCTGAAACAGAGGAGAGTGTTGCAGCTGGAGAGTTTAAAAAATATGCATTTATATCAGTAGCAATGGGTGAAGGTATGAAAAACATATTTAAGGACTTAGGTGTTGACTATGTTATAGAAGGTGGTCAAACTATGAACCCAAGTACTCAAGATATGTTAGAAGCTATTGAAAAATTAAATGCTGAGCATATATTTATTTTACCTAACAACAAAAATATAATTATGGCAGCTAATCAAGCAGCTGAAATATCAGATAAGGATATAAGAGTTATACCAACAAAGACAATTCCTCAAGGAATAACTTGTATAACTATGTTTAACCCAGAAGCTGACGTTGAAGAAAATACTGAAGAGTTAAAAGAAGCTATGGAAATGGTAAAAACAACTTCTGTAACATATGCTGTTAGAGATACTGAAGTTGATGGAAAAGAAATCAAAGAAGGTAATATCTTAGGCTTAGTTGAAGGTAAGATAAAAGAAGTTGGAGAAGATCCATATAAAGTAGCTGAGGATTTAATAGATTCTTTAGTTGATGAAGATTCAGAGTTAATCACTATATTCTATGGTAAAGACTGTGAAGAGGAAAAAGTTGATGCCTTAATTGAAAAACTAGAAGGAAAATATGAAGATTTAGATGTTCAATGTTATAAGGGTGAACAGCCATTATATTACTTCATAATGTCAGTAGAATAA
- the recG gene encoding ATP-dependent DNA helicase RecG has translation MIKLALLFKEGIRINIYDDIGLVKGVGPKLKERLNKVGIFTVLDLLLYFPRDYEFLNDDISLNGDTSDEKAILKCRVQSYGSSIRTRNGKTLTTINFTYNNLKVIGKWFNQPYIKRNFILGNEYNLMGKFKKVNNTLEVINPLIPCKEANKSEILPIYTLKNGLTNKILVKLINEILKNMIIKENLPDEIVKKYKLISLDKAIRSIHFPEGRGELQSAINRLKFQELFTYSLKIIMMKAHIKKENSGISFKMSHLLKDLKESLPYTLTNTQSRTLREILLDQKRNIAMNRLVQGDVGSGKTLVALISMFNVYMNGYQTVLMAPTEILANQHYAEAKKYLDKFGVDIELLTGSTKEKEKKRIKEKIASGKEIMLIGTHALIQDDVELNNLGLVVTDEQHRFGVEQRSRLINKNKRADVLVMTATPIPRTLSLYLYSDLDISIIDELPPGRKPIDTMLVDMNQRMKAYNFALKEVEKGRQFYIVSPLIEENEKLNLNSVEKIYEELKNGIFKDVRIEILHGKMAGKDKDKIINTFKNGEIKGIISTTVIEVGVNVPNSTMMIIENAERFGLAQLHQLRGRVGRGEHKSYCILIANTKNDITRRRMEIMTESSDGFYIAEEDLKLRGAGEVFGMRQHGDEGFILANVVDDINILKCANHEAKLIVNNINEDNKKLCTEIMRGIERNSRYICFN, from the coding sequence ATGATTAAATTAGCTTTATTATTTAAGGAGGGGATTAGGATTAACATATACGATGATATAGGATTAGTAAAAGGTGTTGGACCTAAACTTAAAGAGAGACTTAATAAAGTTGGTATATTTACTGTTTTAGATTTACTTTTATATTTTCCAAGGGACTATGAATTTTTAAATGATGATATAAGTTTAAATGGAGATACAAGTGATGAAAAAGCTATTTTAAAATGTAGAGTTCAAAGTTATGGAAGTTCCATAAGAACTAGAAATGGTAAAACTTTAACTACAATTAACTTTACATATAATAACTTAAAGGTTATAGGGAAATGGTTTAATCAGCCTTATATAAAAAGGAATTTCATTTTAGGTAATGAATATAATCTTATGGGTAAATTTAAAAAGGTTAATAATACTCTAGAGGTTATTAATCCATTAATACCTTGTAAAGAAGCTAATAAAAGTGAGATTTTACCTATATATACTTTGAAAAATGGATTAACAAACAAAATTTTAGTTAAACTTATAAATGAAATACTTAAGAATATGATTATAAAAGAAAATTTACCAGATGAAATAGTGAAAAAGTATAAACTTATATCCTTAGATAAAGCTATAAGAAGCATACATTTTCCAGAGGGAAGAGGAGAGTTACAAAGTGCAATAAATAGACTTAAGTTTCAAGAATTATTCACATACTCCCTAAAAATAATAATGATGAAGGCTCATATAAAGAAAGAAAATAGCGGAATAAGTTTTAAAATGAGTCATCTTCTTAAGGACTTAAAAGAGTCACTTCCATATACTTTAACTAATACACAATCAAGAACTCTTAGAGAAATACTTCTAGATCAAAAGAGAAATATTGCCATGAATAGATTGGTTCAAGGGGATGTTGGATCTGGAAAAACTTTAGTAGCATTAATATCTATGTTTAATGTGTACATGAACGGATATCAAACTGTTCTTATGGCACCTACAGAAATATTAGCTAATCAACATTATGCTGAAGCTAAAAAATATTTAGATAAATTTGGAGTTGATATAGAGCTTTTAACTGGAAGCACTAAGGAAAAAGAAAAGAAGAGAATAAAAGAAAAAATAGCTTCAGGGAAAGAAATAATGTTAATAGGAACTCATGCCTTAATACAGGATGATGTTGAACTAAATAATTTAGGTCTTGTGGTAACAGATGAGCAACATAGATTTGGAGTAGAACAGAGAAGTAGGCTTATAAATAAAAATAAGAGAGCGGATGTTTTAGTAATGACTGCTACCCCTATTCCAAGAACTCTTTCCTTATATTTATATAGTGACTTGGATATTTCTATAATAGATGAATTACCTCCAGGAAGAAAGCCAATAGATACTATGCTAGTAGATATGAATCAAAGAATGAAGGCTTATAACTTTGCTTTAAAGGAAGTAGAGAAAGGAAGACAATTCTATATAGTATCACCTTTAATAGAGGAAAATGAAAAGTTAAATCTAAACTCTGTTGAAAAAATTTATGAAGAACTTAAAAATGGAATCTTTAAGGATGTAAGAATTGAAATTTTACACGGTAAGATGGCTGGAAAAGATAAGGATAAAATTATAAATACCTTTAAAAATGGGGAAATAAAAGGTATAATATCTACAACGGTTATAGAAGTAGGTGTTAATGTACCAAACTCTACAATGATGATTATAGAAAATGCAGAGAGGTTTGGTTTAGCTCAACTTCATCAGCTTAGAGGAAGAGTTGGAAGAGGAGAACATAAGTCTTATTGTATTCTTATAGCTAATACTAAAAATGATATTACTAGAAGAAGGATGGAAATAATGACAGAGAGTTCAGATGGTTTTTATATTGCAGAAGAGGATTTAAAACTAAGAGGTGCTGGGGAAGTCTTTGGAATGAGACAGCATGGAGATGAAGGATTTATTCTAGCTAATGTAGTTGATGATATAAATATATTAAAATGTGCTAATCATGAAGCTAAATTAATAGTAAATAATATAAATGAAGATAATAAAAAGCTTTGTACAGAAATAATGAGGGGAATTGAAAGAAATAGTAGGTATATTTGTTTCAATTAG
- a CDS encoding nucleotidyltransferase: MNITGIITEYNPFHLGHELHLKSSKEITNCDGVICAMSGNFVQRGLPALTDKWTRTKMALEAGVDLVVELPTLFATSSAEFFAFGAVSLLNSLNVVNNICFGSECGDIDLIKKLSEIIINEPPLFKEYLKDYLKEGLPFPKARSEALMKYLDDNNYKIDFSYLEKVLNSSNNILAIEYCKSLYKLQSSIKPFTIQRLGADYNDEKLSKNEIASASAIRKSIYTSNIEESLDFMPEYSYNLLKNTSFSDLDKMFDLVKYAIVSNPNVLKEIPEASEGIDNKIIQNIGKANSLDELINLCKSKRYSYTRLNRILCHVLLNVNKDLLSLRKSSPNYVRILGFNNKGREILKEIKKNSEINIVNKLSKAKADPLLEFDIKATNIYSLLNPSVKINSDYLISPIIFR, translated from the coding sequence ATGAATATAACTGGCATAATAACTGAATATAACCCTTTTCATCTAGGTCATGAACTTCATCTAAAAAGTTCAAAAGAGATTACAAATTGCGATGGAGTTATTTGTGCTATGAGTGGAAACTTTGTGCAAAGAGGTTTGCCTGCTTTAACGGACAAATGGACTAGAACAAAAATGGCCTTAGAAGCTGGAGTTGATTTAGTTGTAGAACTTCCAACCCTTTTTGCAACTTCTTCAGCAGAATTTTTTGCCTTTGGTGCAGTATCTTTGCTTAATTCTTTAAATGTAGTTAATAATATTTGTTTTGGGTCAGAATGTGGAGATATAGATTTAATCAAAAAACTTAGTGAAATTATTATCAATGAACCTCCTCTATTTAAAGAATATTTAAAGGATTATTTAAAGGAAGGACTTCCCTTTCCTAAAGCTAGAAGTGAAGCTTTAATGAAGTACTTAGATGATAATAATTATAAAATTGATTTTTCATACTTAGAAAAAGTTCTAAACTCTTCTAATAATATATTAGCCATTGAATATTGTAAAAGCCTTTATAAGCTTCAAAGTTCTATAAAACCTTTTACTATACAAAGATTAGGAGCAGATTACAATGATGAAAAACTTTCAAAAAATGAAATAGCTTCTGCTTCTGCCATAAGAAAAAGTATTTATACTTCAAATATAGAAGAAAGTCTTGATTTTATGCCTGAGTATAGCTATAACTTATTAAAAAACACTTCATTTAGTGATTTAGACAAAATGTTTGACTTAGTAAAATACGCTATAGTAAGCAATCCTAATGTATTAAAAGAAATACCAGAGGCTTCTGAAGGAATAGATAATAAGATAATTCAAAACATAGGAAAAGCTAATTCTTTAGATGAATTAATAAACCTTTGTAAAAGTAAGCGTTATTCATACACTAGATTAAACAGAATTTTATGTCACGTACTATTAAATGTAAATAAAGATCTTCTTTCTCTTAGAAAATCTTCTCCTAATTATGTAAGAATCTTAGGATTTAATAATAAAGGAAGGGAAATTTTAAAAGAGATTAAGAAAAATTCTGAAATAAACATCGTTAATAAATTATCAAAAGCTAAAGCAGATCCTTTGTTAGAATTTGACATAAAAGCCACTAATATTTATAGCCTTCTAAATCCATCAGTTAAAATTAACAGTGATTATTTAATTAGTCCTATTATTTTTAGATAA
- a CDS encoding ATPase, whose product MESQVIEILDYLRDIVEGASKVPITGKVVVDRKEVLELLDQVINCLPDEIKKAQWVLGEKERILAEARKENESVKQETYEMMKKRIENHNIVKEAELRAQEIIANAQRQAKTIRLGSREYADEILSQLENEITNKREEFLNHMKNNMEKFAIDFTEDLDKATGEIRSNIKELRGDK is encoded by the coding sequence ATGGAGTCACAAGTTATTGAAATTTTAGATTACTTAAGAGATATTGTTGAGGGAGCTTCTAAGGTCCCTATAACAGGTAAGGTTGTTGTTGATAGAAAAGAAGTTTTAGAACTTTTAGACCAAGTGATTAATTGTCTTCCAGATGAGATTAAAAAAGCACAGTGGGTTTTAGGAGAGAAAGAAAGAATCTTAGCTGAAGCTAGAAAAGAAAATGAGAGTGTTAAGCAAGAAACTTATGAAATGATGAAAAAAAGAATTGAGAATCATAATATAGTAAAAGAAGCAGAATTAAGAGCCCAGGAGATAATAGCTAATGCTCAAAGACAAGCAAAAACTATTAGACTAGGCTCAAGAGAATATGCTGATGAAATATTATCTCAATTAGAAAATGAAATAACTAATAAAAGAGAAGAATTTCTTAATCATATGAAAAATAATATGGAGAAGTTTGCTATTGATTTCACAGAAGACTTAGATAAAGCAACTGGTGAAATAAGAAGCAATATTAAGGAATTAAGAGGCGATAAGTAA
- the rpmB gene encoding 50S ribosomal protein L28 — protein MARRCEICNKGVVAGVQYSHSHRQSKRTWAPNIKKVKAIVKGTPKTVHVCTRCLRSGKVQRAI, from the coding sequence ATGGCAAGAAGATGCGAGATTTGTAACAAAGGAGTTGTAGCTGGAGTACAATACAGTCACTCTCACAGACAATCAAAGAGAACTTGGGCTCCTAACATAAAAAAGGTTAAAGCAATCGTTAAAGGAACACCAAAAACTGTTCACGTTTGTACAAGATGCTTAAGATCTGGAAAAGTTCAAAGAGCTATATAA
- the spoVM gene encoding stage V sporulation protein SpoVM, with protein sequence MTIKLPKFLAKIVRMFKGNKKSDT encoded by the coding sequence ATGACTATTAAGTTACCAAAGTTCTTAGCTAAAATAGTTAGAATGTTTAAAGGTAATAAGAAATCTGATACATAA
- a CDS encoding Asp23/Gls24 family envelope stress response protein, whose product MIGYSNEYGNVSYTDDVLAKIVGLSTMECYGVVGMVSKSATEGLWELMRIENLTKGVKIDDKNDKLTIEVFVMVEYGTKISVIANNIIQKVKYNVENYTGLKVSSITVNVQAVRV is encoded by the coding sequence ATGATAGGATATTCAAATGAATATGGAAATGTGTCTTATACTGATGACGTTTTAGCAAAGATTGTTGGGTTATCAACAATGGAATGCTACGGAGTTGTTGGAATGGTTTCTAAGAGCGCTACAGAAGGCCTTTGGGAGTTAATGAGAATAGAAAATTTAACAAAAGGCGTAAAAATAGATGATAAAAATGATAAGTTAACAATAGAAGTATTTGTTATGGTAGAATATGGTACAAAAATATCTGTAATAGCAAACAATATAATTCAAAAAGTTAAATATAATGTTGAAAATTATACTGGGCTTAAAGTATCTAGCATAACAGTAAATGTTCAAGCGGTTAGAGTCTAG
- the coaD gene encoding pantetheine-phosphate adenylyltransferase, whose translation MRVGVYPGSFDPITKGHLDLIERAASKFDKVIVAVLININKKGMFSIEERVNLIEKCVAKYNNVEVKSFNGLLIDFVRKEKADVIIKGLRSVTDFEYEFQMALMNRELANEVETVFMVTSPNYSYISSSAIKQVASFNGEIKNFVPKEIVEDLEERIISLRGEG comes from the coding sequence ATGAGAGTAGGGGTTTATCCAGGAAGTTTTGACCCTATTACTAAAGGACATCTAGACCTTATTGAAAGAGCGGCAAGTAAATTTGATAAGGTCATAGTTGCTGTTCTTATAAACATAAATAAAAAAGGTATGTTTTCTATAGAAGAAAGGGTTAATCTTATAGAGAAGTGCGTTGCAAAATACAATAATGTTGAGGTTAAAAGTTTTAATGGACTTTTAATTGATTTTGTGAGAAAAGAAAAAGCAGATGTAATAATAAAAGGTTTAAGATCAGTTACTGATTTTGAATATGAATTCCAAATGGCACTTATGAACAGAGAATTAGCAAATGAGGTTGAAACTGTATTTATGGTTACAAGCCCTAATTACTCTTATATAAGCTCGTCTGCAATAAAGCAGGTTGCAAGTTTTAATGGAGAAATAAAAAACTTTGTTCCAAAAGAGATAGTAGAGGATTTAGAAGAAAGGATTATTAGTTTAAGAGGGGAGGGATAA
- a CDS encoding thiamine diphosphokinase, with translation MKVLIIAGGEKPSSELLKSEIKECDLLIAADRGAEAYLENGFTPDYALGDFDSIGEEYKDILDKIKVEKFNPEKDNTDTEIAFFKAVELGATEIVFLGVTGTRLDHVMANLGLLREALERGIEAYIIDNNNKIYLKNKGTTLKKEFGDYISFQAFGSPVNNFSIKGSKYELYNHKLLIGDSLCVSNEFIDEYIDISFEKGEVLVIYSRD, from the coding sequence ATGAAAGTTCTTATAATAGCTGGGGGAGAAAAGCCTAGTAGTGAGTTATTAAAAAGTGAAATTAAAGAGTGTGACTTATTAATAGCTGCTGATAGGGGAGCTGAAGCCTATTTAGAAAATGGATTTACTCCAGATTATGCCCTAGGAGACTTTGATTCTATAGGAGAAGAATATAAGGATATATTAGATAAAATAAAAGTAGAAAAATTTAATCCTGAGAAGGATAATACTGATACTGAGATTGCTTTTTTTAAAGCAGTTGAATTAGGAGCTACAGAAATTGTCTTCTTAGGGGTTACAGGAACAAGATTAGATCATGTTATGGCTAATTTAGGACTTTTAAGAGAAGCTTTAGAGAGAGGTATTGAGGCATATATTATTGATAATAATAATAAAATTTACCTAAAGAATAAAGGGACAACTCTAAAAAAAGAATTTGGTGATTATATATCATTTCAAGCTTTTGGTTCTCCAGTAAATAATTTTTCTATAAAAGGTTCTAAATATGAACTTTATAATCATAAACTTTTAATAGGAGATTCATTATGTGTGTCTAATGAGTTTATTGATGAATATATTGATATATCCTTTGAAAAAGGTGAAGTTTTAGTTATATATTCAAGAGATTAA
- the rsmD gene encoding 16S rRNA (guanine(966)-N(2))-methyltransferase RsmD: MRIIAGKARGRKLLSPPTYETRPTLDRVKESMFSMIQWYIPDAVVIDVFAGTGSLGLEAASRGAKECYLVDKSPVTFPVLKKNIENLGFGDFCHALNTDAYSALRSLASRGKVFDLMFIDPPYMKNLIPEAIEIIEEKNLLQEDGLIVTKIDSSEEIFEGTEKIKLTKVKKYGNTTVCFYKIEED, from the coding sequence ATGAGAATAATAGCAGGAAAAGCAAGAGGAAGAAAACTATTATCACCACCAACATATGAAACAAGACCAACACTAGATAGAGTAAAAGAATCAATGTTTAGTATGATTCAATGGTATATACCTGATGCTGTAGTTATAGATGTTTTTGCAGGAACAGGAAGTTTAGGATTAGAAGCAGCAAGTAGAGGAGCTAAAGAATGCTACTTAGTTGATAAGAGTCCAGTAACATTCCCTGTTTTAAAGAAAAATATAGAAAATTTAGGCTTCGGAGATTTTTGTCATGCTCTAAACACAGATGCTTATTCTGCATTAAGAAGTTTAGCTTCAAGAGGTAAAGTATTTGATTTAATGTTTATAGATCCTCCATATATGAAAAATCTTATTCCAGAAGCTATAGAAATAATTGAAGAAAAAAACTTACTTCAAGAAGATGGGTTAATAGTTACTAAAATAGATTCAAGTGAAGAAATTTTTGAGGGAACTGAAAAGATAAAGCTTACAAAAGTTAAGAAGTATGGAAATACAACAGTTTGCTTTTATAAAATAGAGGAGGACTAA
- the ylbJ gene encoding sporulation integral membrane protein YlbJ produces MYSILFLLIIILSIILIKLLKIKGNIIFSLFLTLTVIYFIVNPKLSMEASLAGAKLFFYSVLPTMFPFMVICNMIINLDGIKLYSKILGPILCKPLGLSYPCSFALVASFLCGYPLGAKYSTDLYKKGLIPHDEFVRLLNIASNIGPLFLLGAVGTSMLGNSTLGYLLLIPSYLSAIIMGIITKNKKREKKLSLSKEVITENKSTFNIGEVIKKSIEDASLNILVLCGYVIMFSVIISMLKTLFISTGTLTNLSSMLNLPPDIFNGLFLGSIEVTNGCNIIASSNLSLFSKLLLLSFLSSFGGLSIIMQTSSFFYKENVSIIKYFLFKVLQGIIAFVLMFFIYMIFKNNIAVSLIESSFLITLSPIILIIGITLGLAILYKLLIAS; encoded by the coding sequence ATGTATAGTATTTTATTTTTACTTATAATAATACTAAGTATAATTTTAATAAAATTATTAAAAATAAAAGGCAATATTATTTTTTCTTTATTTTTAACCCTAACAGTAATTTACTTTATAGTAAATCCTAAACTTTCCATGGAAGCATCCTTAGCTGGTGCAAAGTTATTTTTTTACTCTGTGCTTCCAACTATGTTTCCATTTATGGTTATATGTAACATGATAATTAATTTAGATGGAATAAAACTATATTCAAAGATCTTAGGTCCTATTCTATGTAAACCCTTAGGATTAAGTTATCCTTGTAGCTTTGCTTTAGTTGCAAGTTTTCTTTGTGGATATCCACTAGGTGCAAAATATTCCACTGACTTATATAAAAAGGGGCTTATTCCCCACGATGAATTTGTAAGACTTTTAAATATAGCTTCTAATATAGGCCCTTTATTTCTATTAGGCGCTGTGGGAACATCAATGCTTGGAAATTCAACTCTTGGATATTTATTATTAATACCAAGTTATCTTTCTGCAATTATTATGGGTATAATAACTAAAAATAAAAAAAGAGAGAAAAAACTCTCTCTTTCTAAAGAAGTCATTACTGAAAACAAATCTACTTTTAACATAGGAGAAGTGATTAAAAAGTCTATTGAGGATGCTTCCTTAAATATACTTGTCCTATGCGGATATGTAATTATGTTTTCAGTAATAATAAGTATGTTAAAAACCTTATTTATTTCAACTGGAACATTAACAAACTTAAGTTCTATGTTAAATCTACCTCCTGATATATTTAACGGTTTATTTTTAGGAAGCATAGAAGTTACAAATGGATGTAACATAATAGCTTCTAGTAATTTATCACTTTTTAGCAAATTACTCTTACTATCATTTTTAAGTTCCTTTGGTGGACTTTCAATAATAATGCAAACTTCTTCTTTCTTTTATAAAGAAAATGTATCTATAATAAAATACTTCTTATTTAAAGTTTTGCAAGGAATAATTGCCTTTGTACTTATGTTTTTCATTTATATGATATTTAAAAATAATATTGCAGTTTCACTTATAGAAAGCTCATTTTTAATTACGCTTTCTCCAATAATATTAATTATAGGAATAACCCTTGGCTTAGCAATTTTATATAAATTACTTATCGCCTCTTAA
- the rpe gene encoding ribulose-phosphate 3-epimerase yields the protein MVKIAPSILSADFSILGEQVKRVEKGGAEFLHIDVMDGHFVPNISFGFPIMKAIRNLSNLVFDVHLMIEEPGRYVDEFISAGADLITVHYEADRHIDRTINYIKSKGCKAGIALNPGTPVSMLKNLIPSLDMVLIMSVNPGFGGQSFIPYSLDKIKEVKEMAKACGKEDLLIQVDGGVGANNIKEIVEAGANVLVAGSAVFKEDKIEENIKALREAL from the coding sequence ATGGTTAAAATAGCACCATCAATATTATCAGCAGATTTTAGTATTTTAGGAGAACAAGTTAAGAGAGTAGAAAAAGGTGGGGCAGAGTTCTTACATATAGATGTAATGGATGGTCATTTTGTTCCAAATATAAGCTTTGGATTTCCAATAATGAAAGCTATAAGGAACTTAAGCAATCTTGTTTTTGATGTTCACTTAATGATAGAAGAGCCAGGAAGATATGTAGATGAATTTATAAGTGCAGGAGCAGATTTAATAACTGTACATTATGAAGCTGATAGACATATTGATAGAACAATAAATTATATAAAAAGTAAAGGATGCAAGGCTGGAATAGCTTTAAATCCAGGTACACCAGTTTCAATGCTTAAGAATTTAATACCTTCATTAGATATGGTATTAATAATGTCTGTTAATCCAGGGTTTGGAGGACAAAGCTTTATACCATATAGTTTAGATAAGATAAAAGAAGTAAAAGAAATGGCTAAGGCTTGTGGTAAGGAAGACTTATTAATCCAAGTTGATGGAGGAGTAGGTGCAAATAATATAAAAGAGATAGTAGAAGCTGGAGCTAATGTTTTAGTTGCTGGATCAGCTGTATTTAAAGAAGATAAAATAGAAGAAAACATTAAAGCTTTAAGAGAGGCACTATAA